The Primulina eburnea isolate SZY01 chromosome 8, ASM2296580v1, whole genome shotgun sequence genome contains a region encoding:
- the LOC140839355 gene encoding 2-oxoisovalerate dehydrogenase subunit beta 1, mitochondrial, with the protein MGSLRRTGRLLGFGVRFSTRRGLSTEAGRTINSINLFSAVNQALHTALETDPRAYVFGEDVGFGGVFRCTTGLADRFGKSRVFNTPLCEQGIVGFAIGLAAMGNRAIAEIQFADYIFPAFDQIVNEAAKFRYRSGNQFNCGGLTIRAPYGAVGHGGHYHSQSPEAFFCHVPGIKVVIPRGPRQAKGLLLSSIRDPNPVVFFEPKWLYRLAVEDVPEEDYMLPLSEAEVIREGSDITLVGWGAQLSVMEQACVEAEKDGISCELIDLKTLIPWDKETVEASVNKTGRLLVSHEAPITGGFGAEVSASIVERCFLRLESPVTRVCGLDTPFPLVFEPFYMPTKNKILDAIKSTVNY; encoded by the exons ATGGGTAGCTTGAGGAGAACTGGAAGATTGTTGGGTTTCGGTGTTCGGTTTTCGACGAGGAGAGGACTGTCGACGGAAGCTGGGAGGACCATTAACTCGATCAATCTCTTCTCTGCAGTCAATCAGGCCCTTCACACTGCCTTAGAAACCGACCCCCG TGCTTACGTATTTGGGGAAGATGTTGGCTTTGGGGGTGTTTTCCGTTGCACTACTGGATTAGCAGATCGATTTGGCAAATCTCGCGTTTTTAACACTCCTCTTTGCGAGCag GGTATTGTTGGATTCGCTATTGGTCTGGCAGCAATG GGAAACCGAGCAATAGCTGAAATTCAATTTGCAGATTATATTTTTCCAGCTTTTGATCAG ATTGTGAATGAGGCTGCTAAGTTTAGATACAGGAGTGGTAATCAATTTAATTGTGGAG gcttaacaattagagcaccttatggagctgtgggtCACGGGGGCCATTACCACTCACAATCCCCTGAAGCTTTTTTTTGTCATGTTCCGGGTATTAAG GTGGTGATCCCACGTGGGCCTCGGCAAGCTAAAGGATTGCTATTATCTTCAATTCGAGACCCAAACCCGGTCGTGTTTTTTGAACCAAAG TGGCTTTATCGGCTTGCTGTTGAAGATGTCCCAGAGGAAGATTATATGTTGCCTTTATCTGAGGCAGAG GTGATTCGTGAAGGAAGTGACATTACACTTGTTGGGTGGGGAGCTCAACTGTCTGTTATGGAACAGGCCTGTGTTGAAGCCGAGAAG GATGGCATCTCTTGTGAATTGATAGACCTAAAAACTCTAATCCCATGGGACAAGGAAACGGTCGAGGCATCAGTAAATAAAACTGGAAGACTTTTG GTTAGCCATGAAGCTCCGATAACGGGAGGATTCGGTGCTGAAGTCTCTGCTTCTATAGTCGAACGCTGCTTTTTGAGg TTAGAATCTCCAGTAACAAGAGTGTGTGGTCTGGATACTCCTTTCCCTTTAGTATTTGAACCATTCTACATGCCAACTAAGAATAAG ATATTGGATGCCATCAAATCCACAGTGAATTACTAG